A stretch of the Desulforamulus ferrireducens genome encodes the following:
- the rplJ gene encoding 50S ribosomal protein L10 → MPTTKAQKQVMLNELKEKMANSQVTILADLRGIPVAKITDLRARLRKAGSEMKVAKNTIAGLAAKEAGVEGLDQYLVGPTVFTFGIEDPVAPAKILSDFAREVKQGLDIKAGILEGKVIDANGVKALADLPSREVLLAKVLGGMQAPMYGFASVLAANLRNLVYVLDQVRQQKESQAS, encoded by the coding sequence AAAGCAGGTAATGCTTAACGAACTTAAAGAAAAAATGGCTAACTCTCAAGTAACCATTTTGGCAGATCTTCGTGGCATTCCTGTAGCTAAAATTACCGACCTGCGCGCCCGTCTGCGTAAAGCAGGCAGTGAAATGAAGGTGGCTAAAAACACCATCGCCGGTCTTGCAGCCAAAGAAGCCGGTGTTGAGGGATTAGATCAATATCTGGTAGGACCTACCGTGTTTACCTTTGGTATTGAGGATCCTGTGGCCCCGGCCAAGATTCTTTCTGACTTTGCTAGAGAAGTTAAGCAAGGACTGGATATCAAGGCTGGTATCCTGGAAGGGAAAGTTATTGATGCTAATGGTGTTAAAGCCTTAGCTGATCTGCCTTCCAGAGAAGTCCTGCTGGCCAAAGTGCTGGGTGGCATGCAAGCTCCCATGTACGGTTTTGCCAGTGTCCTGGCAGCCAACCTGCGCAACCTGGTCTATGTATTGGATCAAGTGCGTCAACAAAAAGAAAGTCAAGCTTCTTAA
- the rplL gene encoding 50S ribosomal protein L7/L12 yields the protein MSKVNEVLEIVKGLTVLELAELVKAFEEEFGVSAAAPVAVAAAPVAGAGAAAAEEEKTEFDVILANAGDKKINVIKVVREITGLGLKEAKELVDGAPKPIKEKTSKEDAEAIKAKLTEAGATVEIK from the coding sequence ATGTCTAAAGTTAATGAAGTATTAGAAATCGTGAAAGGCCTTACCGTACTGGAACTGGCTGAATTAGTTAAAGCTTTTGAAGAAGAATTTGGCGTATCTGCTGCTGCTCCTGTAGCTGTTGCCGCTGCTCCTGTAGCTGGTGCTGGCGCTGCTGCCGCTGAAGAAGAAAAAACCGAATTTGATGTTATCTTAGCCAATGCTGGCGACAAAAAGATCAACGTTATCAAAGTTGTTCGCGAAATTACCGGCTTAGGTCTGAAAGAAGCTAAAGAACTGGTTGATGGCGCTCCCAAGCCTATCAAAGAAAAAACCAGCAAAGAAGATGCTGAAGCTATCAAAGCTAAGCTTACCGAAGCTGGCGCCACTGTTGAAATTAAGTAA
- the rpoB gene encoding DNA-directed RNA polymerase subunit beta — translation MRSMAYPEKVGNRVRWNYGKLREVLDLPNLIEVQRNSYEWFLQEGLREVFHDISPIQDFTGNLVLEFLDYNLGEPKYQVEECKERDVTFAAPLRVKVRLINKETGEVKEQEVFMGDFPLMTSKGTFIINGAERVIVSQLVRSPGVYFADVIDPSGKRLYTSTIIPNRGAWLEFETDVNDHIFVRIDRTRKIPATVLIRALGYSSNAMIAELFDNDKFVQETLTRDNTDSEEEALVEIYKRLRPGEPPTVESARSLLNTLFFDPKRYDLAHVGRYKLQKKLKHGILYRYPEGEDGPKEYDRYLDKEVPVKREFIRELTKEDIIATFRYLLGLMKGEGTVDDIDHLGNRRLRSVGELLQNQFRIGLSRMERVVRERMTIQDVDVITPQVLINIRPVVAAIKEFFGSSQLSQFMDQTNPLAELTHKRRLSALGPGGLSRERAGFEVRDVHHSHYGRMCPIETPEGPNIGLIGSLSTYARINTFGFIETPYRIVDRENKRVTDEIRYLTADEEEGHIIAQANAVLDENGYFVEERVNARRGHETLLVPTDRVEFMDVSPKQVFSVATALIPFLEHDDANRALMGANMQRQAVPLLRCQAPVVGTGMEYRAAKDSGVVVISQSSGEVVRVTANEIVIKTDDGRKEHYKLLKFTRSNQGTCINQKPIVSKGERVEAGQIIADGPATDKGELALGRNILVAFMTWEGNNYEDAILISEKAVKEDYFTSIHIEEYECDARDTKLGPEEITRDIPNVGEDILKDLDERGIIRVGAEVRPGDILVGKVTPKGETELTAEERLLRAIFGEKAREVRDTSLRVPHGEAGKIVDVKVFSRENGDELPPGVNQLVRVYIAQKRKISEGDKMAGRHGNKGVVARILPEEDMPFMADGTPVEIVLNPLGVPSRMNIGQVLETHLGWAAKALGFHVATPVFNGASEEAIWESLKRANLPEDGKTILYDGRTGVPFDNRVTVGYIYMIKLHHLVDDKIHARSTGPYSLVTQQPLGGKAQFGGQRFGEMEVWALEAYGAAYTLQEILTVKSDDVVGRVKTYEAIVKGENVPEPGVPESFKVLIKELQSLCLDVKVLAENEEEIEIKEIEEDVTETAKELGIELPEERRVAPAKEDDNEDYEDDEEETDEFEETFLEETEDDFSLDDED, via the coding sequence ATGCGTTCAATGGCTTACCCGGAAAAAGTAGGAAATAGGGTGAGGTGGAACTATGGCAAACTTCGTGAAGTGCTAGATTTACCAAACCTCATTGAAGTTCAACGGAACTCATATGAATGGTTCTTGCAGGAAGGTCTGCGGGAAGTTTTCCATGACATCTCTCCCATCCAGGACTTTACAGGAAACCTGGTGTTAGAATTTCTGGACTACAATCTGGGAGAACCTAAATACCAGGTGGAAGAGTGCAAGGAACGCGATGTAACCTTTGCTGCACCGCTGAGAGTTAAAGTGCGCCTGATCAATAAGGAAACAGGTGAAGTTAAGGAACAGGAAGTTTTCATGGGGGACTTCCCCTTAATGACATCAAAGGGAACCTTTATTATTAATGGCGCAGAAAGAGTAATTGTCAGCCAATTGGTACGTTCCCCCGGGGTTTACTTTGCAGATGTCATAGACCCCAGTGGTAAAAGATTATATACCTCCACCATTATCCCCAACCGGGGGGCTTGGCTGGAGTTTGAGACCGATGTCAACGATCATATCTTTGTGCGGATTGATCGCACCCGTAAAATTCCTGCCACTGTTTTAATTAGGGCTTTGGGCTATAGTTCCAACGCTATGATTGCCGAGTTGTTTGACAACGATAAATTTGTGCAGGAAACTTTAACCAGAGACAACACTGACTCTGAAGAAGAAGCATTGGTAGAAATTTACAAGCGTCTGCGCCCTGGTGAACCGCCTACGGTGGAGAGCGCTCGTTCTTTGTTAAATACTTTATTCTTTGACCCCAAACGATATGACCTCGCCCATGTAGGTCGTTATAAATTACAGAAAAAACTTAAGCATGGTATTCTCTACCGTTATCCCGAGGGTGAAGACGGTCCCAAGGAATATGATCGGTATTTAGATAAAGAAGTTCCTGTGAAACGAGAGTTTATCCGGGAGCTGACCAAAGAGGACATTATTGCAACCTTCCGTTATCTGCTAGGCCTAATGAAGGGAGAAGGAACGGTTGACGATATCGACCATCTGGGTAACAGAAGGCTGCGTTCAGTGGGTGAGCTGCTACAAAACCAGTTCCGCATTGGTCTGTCACGGATGGAACGTGTGGTCAGGGAAAGAATGACCATTCAGGATGTGGATGTCATTACTCCTCAGGTATTGATTAATATCAGACCTGTTGTGGCAGCCATTAAAGAATTCTTTGGTTCCAGCCAGTTGTCCCAATTTATGGACCAAACCAACCCTTTAGCAGAACTAACCCATAAACGCCGTTTGTCTGCCTTGGGTCCCGGCGGTCTTTCTCGGGAACGTGCGGGCTTTGAAGTGCGTGACGTGCACCACTCTCACTATGGACGTATGTGTCCCATTGAAACCCCGGAAGGTCCCAACATTGGTCTGATTGGCTCACTTTCTACCTATGCCAGGATCAATACCTTTGGCTTTATCGAAACTCCCTACCGTATTGTAGATAGAGAAAATAAACGTGTAACCGATGAGATCAGATACCTGACAGCGGATGAAGAAGAAGGACATATTATTGCTCAGGCTAACGCTGTGTTGGATGAAAACGGTTACTTCGTGGAAGAGCGTGTTAACGCCCGTCGGGGCCACGAAACTTTGTTAGTACCAACGGATCGGGTGGAGTTTATGGACGTATCCCCGAAACAGGTATTCTCCGTGGCCACAGCACTCATTCCCTTTTTGGAACACGATGATGCCAACCGTGCTCTGATGGGTGCCAACATGCAGCGGCAGGCAGTACCCCTGCTCAGATGCCAGGCGCCGGTGGTGGGCACAGGCATGGAATACCGTGCCGCCAAAGACTCCGGGGTGGTTGTCATCAGCCAATCCAGTGGTGAGGTTGTTAGGGTTACCGCCAATGAAATTGTTATTAAGACTGACGATGGGCGCAAAGAACACTATAAATTGCTTAAATTTACCCGTTCCAACCAGGGTACCTGCATCAACCAGAAACCCATCGTATCTAAGGGAGAAAGGGTTGAAGCAGGGCAAATCATTGCCGACGGCCCGGCAACGGACAAAGGCGAATTGGCCCTGGGACGCAACATCCTGGTTGCCTTTATGACCTGGGAAGGCAACAACTACGAGGATGCTATTTTAATCAGTGAAAAGGCAGTCAAAGAGGATTACTTTACCTCCATCCACATAGAGGAATATGAATGCGATGCCAGGGATACCAAACTGGGTCCCGAGGAAATTACCCGTGATATTCCTAATGTGGGCGAAGATATTTTAAAAGATTTAGACGAAAGAGGTATTATCAGGGTTGGCGCAGAGGTAAGGCCCGGGGACATCCTGGTGGGCAAAGTTACCCCCAAGGGTGAAACAGAACTCACGGCAGAGGAGCGCCTGCTGCGTGCCATCTTTGGAGAAAAGGCACGGGAGGTGCGGGATACTTCCCTGCGGGTACCTCACGGTGAGGCCGGCAAGATTGTTGATGTGAAGGTGTTCTCCCGGGAGAACGGCGACGAACTTCCTCCGGGTGTTAACCAGCTTGTTCGCGTCTACATCGCCCAAAAGAGAAAGATCTCTGAGGGTGACAAGATGGCTGGTCGACATGGTAACAAAGGGGTAGTGGCCAGGATCCTCCCAGAGGAAGATATGCCCTTCATGGCAGATGGCACTCCGGTGGAAATTGTACTCAACCCCCTGGGTGTTCCCTCTCGTATGAACATAGGTCAGGTTTTGGAAACCCACCTGGGCTGGGCAGCTAAAGCTTTGGGCTTCCATGTAGCCACTCCGGTATTTAACGGTGCTTCCGAAGAAGCCATTTGGGAGTCTTTGAAACGGGCTAACCTGCCTGAAGACGGGAAAACTATACTATATGACGGACGAACCGGTGTCCCCTTTGATAACCGAGTGACTGTGGGCTACATTTATATGATTAAGTTACACCACTTGGTAGATGATAAAATTCACGCCCGTTCCACCGGCCCTTACTCACTGGTAACGCAACAACCCCTGGGCGGTAAAGCTCAGTTTGGTGGGCAGCGTTTTGGTGAGATGGAGGTTTGGGCTCTGGAAGCCTATGGTGCAGCTTATACCTTACAGGAAATTCTCACGGTTAAATCTGACGATGTGGTGGGTCGCGTTAAGACCTACGAAGCCATTGTCAAGGGCGAGAATGTTCCCGAACCGGGTGTTCCTGAATCCTTTAAGGTATTAATTAAAGAACTGCAATCCCTCTGTCTTGATGTCAAGGTACTGGCAGAGAATGAAGAGGAAATTGAAATTAAAGAAATTGAAGAAGATGTCACGGAAACTGCCAAGGAATTAGGAATTGAGTTGCCCGAGGAAAGACGTGTAGCCCCTGCCAAAGAGGATGATAATGAGGATTACGAGGACGATGAGGAAGAAACCGATGAGTTTGAGGAGACCTTCCTAGAAGAAACCGAGGATGATTTCAGTCTGGATGACGAGGACTAA